The following coding sequences lie in one Spinacia oleracea cultivar Varoflay chromosome 1, BTI_SOV_V1, whole genome shotgun sequence genomic window:
- the LOC130463862 gene encoding transcription initiation factor TFIID subunit 2-like, protein MSVTGSWLRSYTELEIVIPDNGVIGLHSENLEIERVLVDGEPAEFDVFPHYQPVEIENRWCSMSSVSSAADAAGVTYILAVEREIVSNLLILSRKSIDTGNQQQGQLTLENGVQSNSKVKQVLFISCALDEFFYVNFPLCTGFLMSYFIGDLLSLFVASTSLGVIIELVCAYVTKNCTENIGCPVLYPR, encoded by the exons TTACACCGAGCTGGAGATTGTTATCCCTGATAATGGGGTTATTGGTTTGCATTCTGAGAATTTGGAGATTGAGAGAGTTTTGGTAGATGGGGAGCCAGCAGAGTTTGATGTTTTCCCTCATTATCAACCCGTTGAAATTGAGAACAGGTGGTGTTCCATGTCTTCTGTGAGTTCTGCTGCAGATGCTGCTGGCGTGACTTACATATTAGCAGTGGAAAGAGAAATAGTTTCGAACCTGCTAATCCTTAGCCGTAAGTCAATCGACACAGGAAACCAACAGCAGGGACAACTAACCCTGGAAAATGGGGTCCAATCAAACAGCAAAGTGAAGCAGGTTTTATTTATATCTTGTGCTTTAGATGAGTTTTTCTATGTCAACTTTCCCTTATGTACTGGATTCTTAATGTCTTAT TTTATTGGAGATTTACTATCTTTATTTGTTGCTAGTACCTCCCTTGGTGTCATA ATTGAATTGGTTTGTGCATATGTAACAAAAAATTGCACAGAAAATATTGGGTGTCCTGTACTCTATCCCAGATAA